DNA from Mesorhizobium sp. DCY119:
GATCGGATCGTTCGGCGAGGAGACGCCGCCATTGGCCATGACCTTGATGAAATTCGCACCTTCCTTGATCATGGTGCGGCAGGCGGCGCGGACATTGTCGACGCCATCGACGATCAATCCCATCGAGCCGACGCGGTCGGAGAACAGGCCGGGCCGATCGTCGGTGCGGGTGCGCAGGTCGGCATGGCCGCCGGTCGTGGTCAGGCCCTTGCCGCAGATGACCAGACGCGGGCCGACAATCAGCCCTTCATTGACCGCGCGCACGAGGCCGTAGTCGGCGCCACCGAGATCGCGCAGCGTGGTGAAGCCTCGCATCAGCGCCTCGTTCATCACGCGCGCCGAGCGCAGTGCAGCCAACGATGACGGTGCCGTCATGTTGGCCCAGAGGTCGAGCGTTTCGGCGACGACATGGACGTGGCAGTCGATCAGCCCCGGCATGATGGTGCGGCCGCCAAGGGCGATTTCGGTCGTGTCGGATGGTGCGTGGATGGACGAGCCGACAGCGGCGATCCTGTCGCCGGTGACCAGTACATCGATGCCGTCGCGCAGCACGCCTGCTTCCGGATCGAGAAGGCGGCCGCCGGTGAAAAGAGTGCTCTGCGTCATGGCAAATTCCGAAGGGCTTGAGGTTACTTGTTGTGGCAGGCGACCAGCTGGCCGCCTTCCCGCTCGGTCAGCGCCGGCTCGACAGTGCGGCAGACTTCCGTCGCCAGCGCGCAGCGGGTGTGGAAGGCGCAGCCGGAGGGTTTGCGGGTGGCGCTGGGGATGTCGTCATTGCTGGCGCTGAACTTGTGGCGCTTGCGCGGGTCCATCGATGGCGCCGAGCTCATCAGCAGTTCGGTGTAGGGATGGACCGGCGCTGCAAAGATGCGTTTCTTGGGAGCTATCTCGACGATGCGCCCCAGATACATCACCGCCACGCGGTGGGAGATGTATTCGACGACGCCAAGATCGTGCGACACGGCGAGATAGGATACGCCGAGGTCACGTTGCAGATCGCTGAGCAGGTTGAGGATCTGCGCCTGAACGGACACGTCGAGTGCCGAGACAGGCTCGTCGCAGACGATGATATCAGGCTTGAGCGCAAGCGCGCGGGCGATGCCGATACGCTGGCGCTGACCGCCCGAGAACTGATGCGCGAAATTGTCGGCTTGGTCGGGGCGCAGGCCCACCCGCTGCATGAGCTCAGTGACGGTGGAGCGCCTCTCCTCCATGGTTCCGACATTGTGGATGTCGAGCGGGGCGCGGATGATATCGCGGACGCGCTGGCGCGGGTTGAGCGAGGAGAACGGATCCTGGAACACGATCTGCATGCGCTTGCGGTAGCTCTTGAGCGCCGCGCGACCGAAGCTTTTGATCTCCTGGCCATCGAAATGCACGGTTCCGCCGGTCGGCTTGACCAGCCCCATGAGCGCAAGGCCGGTCGTTGACTTGCCGCAGCCGCTTTCGCCCACGAGGCTGAGCGTTTCGCCACGGCCAAGGGTGAAGCTGACACCGTCAACCGCCTTGACCGAACCGACCTGGCGCTGAAACACGCCGGCGCGGATAGGGAAATGGACGGCGAGATTGTCGACGCTGAGAAGCGGGGCGCTATCAGGCTGCATCGGCGTGCTCCCAGCAGGCGGCCCAATGGCCGGGGCGCTTTTCTTCGAATGGCGGACGTTCTTCGAGACAGCGCGCAGAGGCATTCGGGCAACGCGGCGCGAAGGCACAACCCTTGGGCAAATCCCACAACGGCGGCACGGTGCCGGAGATGTCGGCGAGGCGGTCGTCTTCTTCGCTCGACGCGCCCGCGCGCGGCACGGCGCCCATCAGGCCGATCGTATAGGGATGGAGCGGCCGGTCGAAGAGATCGTAGATGCTGGCTTCCTCGACCTTGCGGCCGGCATACATGACGATCACCCGGTCGGCGACTTCGGAAACCACGCCGAGATCGTGCGTGATCAAAATCTGCGCCGTGCCTAGGCGCTTCTGCAGGTCGGAAATCAGCCCCAATATCTGCGCCTGAATGGTGACGTCGAGCGCCGTCGTGGGTTCGTCCGCGATGATGATCTTGGGATCGCAGGCCAGAGCCAGGGCGATCATGGCGCGCTGGCGCATGCCACCCGACAGTTCGTGCGGGAACTGCCCTGCCCTGCGGCGCGGATCGGGCATCTGCACCAGTTGCAGCGCCTCGATGGCGCGTTCATAGGCTTGTTTGCGGCTAACGTTGCGATGCTGCCGCACAGCTTCGGCAATCTGCTCGCCGATCCTGAGAACCGGATTGAGTGCCGTCAGCGGCTCCTGGAAGATCATGGCGATCTGCTCACCGCGCATATCCTCGACCTGCCGCTGGCCCATTGCCAGGAAATCCACGCCGTCGATCAGGATCTTGCCGGAAGCCACCTCCGCCGCATCGGGAAGCAGGCGCAGCAGCGACAGCGCCGTCATGGATTTGCCGCAGCCGCTTTCGCCGACGATGCACAGCGTTTCGCCGGTATGAACCGAGAAGTTCATGTCGGAAACGACCGCGAACGAACCGTTCGCCCCGCGAATCCGGATTTCGAGATCCTGGACCGCGAGGACCGGCGCTGTTGTCGCGTTGGGTGCAGCACTCATCGTTGTCTTTTCCCTGCGAGGGCACCGCAGCCGGAAAGCCGCGATGCCGGTGCCTGCCGTAGGTTCAGTCGGTCGCGCCTTCGAGGTTGCCGACCATGAAGCCATAGTCGCCGCTGGCAACGAGGTTGCGCGTCAAATGCTGCATGATCATCACGCCGTTTTCGAAGGGTGTCGGGATTTCCTCCAGCACTTCGAAGCTGTATGGGCTGACGACGCGGCCGAGCAGCTGGCCGCCCTTGATGACCTCGCCATTGGCCGGAGCCAGCGGTTCGAGCCAGCCTGCCTGGGTCGGGCGAATGCCGGCCAGTTCGTTGACCACGATCTGCTTCGGGTTCTGCCACGGGTCGCCCGGAATGGCTCCAGCGGTGCGCAGCATGTTGAGCACGCCATCGACCGTGCGCTTCAGGTACGGCGTCTGGTCGACGATGCCGCCGCCCAGCTCGATCACGGCAACCGGGATGTTGCGCGTGTCGATGGTCACAGTCTTGGTGGTGCCGCCGAACACGGTGCCCTGCTTGTTGTCAACCGGGCGATAGAGCAGCTTGGAGCCGAAGGCGCGCGAAAGTTTCTCGTCATTCCAGATATAGACATAGTCGACGGTCGGGCGGTCGGTGCCGGAATGAAGGTCGATATGCACGTCAATGACGTTGAGAAACCGCTCGGTCAGCGCATGGGCCAGTTGCTGGCTGTAGGTGCCCTTGGGATTGCCGGGGAACTGGCGGTTCAAGTCAACCTTGTCGATGGTGGAGAAGCGCTCGTTGACGGCAAAGGCATGAGGGTTGGCGACCGGCAGCAACAGGATGCGGCCCTTGAGCGGCGTGTCCATGAGGATGCGGAAGAGCTCCAGGATAGCCTGCGAGCCGGTGTTCTCGTTACCGTGGATCGAGGCCGAAATGCCGATGGTGGGACCATCCTGCTCGCCCACCAGTTCGTGCATGAACAGGACGGCGTCGCTGCCGTCGGCGTGGGTGGTGAACTTCGGACGAAGCTGGTTAATCGACTTGACCATACGATTATTCCTTCAGTGTTATTTGGCCTTGCCGGCCTTTGCCTCGCCACGCGAAAGCTGGCGTGGATCGAGAATGTCCCTCAGCCCGTCGCCGAGGAGATTGAAGCCGAGCACGGTGATCATGATGGCCGCACCGGCGATGATGGAGAGCCAGGGCGCATCGCGCATGAACTTGGTGCCGTAAGACAGCGTCCAGCCCCAGGTCGGCGTGGGCGGCGGCAGGCCGAAACCGAGGAAGCTCAGCGCCGATTCCGCGATGATGGCCGTGCCAAGCCCCAGCGAGGCAAGCACGATGATCGGCCCCAATGCGTTGGGCAGGATTTCCCTGAACAGAATGCGCGCCGGACTGGCACCGAGTGCGCGTGCCGCCTGCACATAGTTCTGCTCGCGCAACACCAGCGTGGTCGAGCGCACGACGCGGGCATATTCGGTCCATGCGACGACGATGATGGCGATGGAGACATTCAGCACGCCGGGGCCGAGCACCGCGACAATGGCCAACGCCAGCACGATCGCCGGGAAGCCCAGGAAGATATCGGTGATGCGCATCAACACCTGATCGACCCAGCCGCCGAAATAGCCGGCGACCAGACCGACCACCGTGCCGATGAGCGTCGAACAGAACACCGAGATCACGGCGATGGTCAGCGACACGCGCGCGCCGAAAACGGTGCGGGACCAGAGATCGCGGCCGAAATTGTCGGTGCCGAGCCAATGATCAAGCGACGGACCGGCAAAGCGGTTGCGCATATCCATCTGCTCGACGCCATGGGTTGCGACATAGGGAGCAAAGACGGCGCACAGGATGACGACGAGCGAGATCACCGCGCCGACGACGAAAGACGTGTTCCTGAGGGGTTTGGGGATGCGCATGACGGTCAGCTCAGGCGGATGCGCGGATCGACCGCGGCGTAGAGGAGATCGACCACCAGATTGACCAGCGCAAAGATGATGGCGAAGGTCAGCACGATGCCCTGAATGAGCGGCAGGTCGCGTTGCGATATGGCCGCGATGGTCAACTGGCCAAGCCCCGGCCAGGCGAAGATGCTCTCGGTCAGGACCGCACCACCCAGCAGCGCCCCGAAGCGCAGGCCGATGACGCTCAGCACCGGCAGAAGCGCATTGCGCAGGGCATGGCGGACGACGACACGGTGGCGGCGCAATCCCTTGGCGTAGGCGGTACGAACAAAATCCTCGCGCAGGACTTCCAGCATCGATGCGCGCACCAGCCGGGAAATGATGGCGGCCGAATTGGCGGCCAGCGCCAGTGCCGGCAAGGCAATGTGGCTAAGCGAATCCCAGAGCACCTGCGGCCGGCCGCTGAAAGCGGCAAACAAGGCCTCATGCAGTGGCACGCCCCGACCGATCGCCGGCAGCCAACCCAGCTTCACCGCAAACAGAAGCATCAGCAGCAGGCCGAGCCAGTAGACCGGCATCGAAACGCCGATCTGGGCGAAAAGCATGGTGACGGTGTCGACCCACGAGCCCTGGCGGATCGCGGCATAGACGCCAAGCGTGAGCCCGATGATCGCGGCCAGCAGGAGAGAGACGACGGCGAGTTCGATCGTCGGACCGAGGCGGCCGAGGATGATTTCCGACACTGGCTGGTTCTGGAAGATGGAGCGGCCCATATCGCCATGCAGCAGTGCGACGAAATAGTCCCACAGGCGGATATACCAGGGATCGTTCAGGCCCAGGCTATTACGCAGATTGACGATGGCCTCCGGCGTGGCGTCCTGTCCCAAAAGAACGGCTGCCGGGTCGCCGGGGATGAGCAGCAGCAGGCCAAAGGTGACGATGACCATGCCGATGGCCATCGGGATCAGCATCAGCAGCCGGCGGACTACATAGGCGATCATGTCGTCGGCTCCCCTTGGTTGGTCGGTTGAAGGACGGCGATCATCCCGGTCAGCCGATCACGACGTCTTCGATCCTGCGCGGATAATGGGTCATGGAGTCTGGCCCTTCCGCGGTGATCAGGACGGTGTCGGCGATGCGATATCCGGCAAAATCGGGCACGAAGATCGCCGGTTCACTGGAGGTGATCATGCCGGGCGTCAGGATGGTCTGGTCGCCCGCCTCGACCCAGGGCGGCTCGTGGAACATCACGCCCATGCCGTGGCCGACGCGGTGGAGCAGATAGTCGCTCATGCCGCTGTCGCGGATATAGGCCAGCGCCAGATTGTCGGCGGAAGCACAGGTGTGACCGGCAATCAGTGCAGCGGTAGCCATCCGCTGAGCCTCGAACGCGACGGCATAGTGGTCCTGCTGTTGCGCGGTCGGCTCGCCGATGAACAGAGTCCGCTCGCTTTCGGCAGCACGTCCGCCGACGCGGCAGCCGAGCGACAGGATGATGCTTTCTCCGCGCTTCACCGGATTGCCGGTAGGCATGCCATGCGGAAAGGCGGAACGTGCCCCGGAATAGACCAGCCCGCTCGCCAGTCCTTGCACCAGCATCACGTCGGCATGGTCCTCATGCATGATCTTCATGGCATGGCGCGAAACGAAGGATTCGATCTCGATTTCGCTCGGCAGCGTGCCACCCTTACGCATGGCCTCAGCGATGAGGCCGACGCCTGCAGTGACCATCTCGTCGGAAATCCGCGCGGCTTCCCGGTGCAGCACGATCTCCTCGGGATATTTGATCAGCCGCATCTTCTGGACGATGTCGGACGGGATCACGCGGGCAGCATTGGGAAAGGCCGCCTCGATCTGCCCGACACGGGCCAGCGAAATGGCGTGGCTGTAGGCAACCGTGCCTTTCATGTCGGGAAAAGCTCGGCCCAGAACGCTGAAGGGTCGGTCGACGCCCGGAAACTCGAAATAGACGATCGGTTCGGCGGCAATGTTCTGATGCGCGGCGTGGCTGCGCTCGAGTTCGGGCAACAGCAGGAATGCGCCGGTTCGGGTGATGGCAAAGACGACGGGGCGTTCGGTCGTGTAGTGCGAAAAGCCAGTCGTGTAGATCACATCGTCGTTGGAATCGAGCAGCAGCAGGTCAATGCCGGCTTCCTCCATGTGGCCGCGGATGTCCGCATGCACCTTGGCATAGTATTCGTGGCTGAGGACTTGATGAAAGGCCATCGCTGATCTCGCTGGAAACTGGAAAAGCCGGTCGGCATCAAGGCTGATGCCGACCGCGGGTGTCATCGCTCAATCGGCAAGCCCGATCAGCCCGCGCATGTTGCCGCGTGGCGTCGCCTGCACCTCGCCCAGCTTCTTCGAGTAGAACAGCTGGTAGCCCTGCGCCGAGACGATGAAGTAAGGCAGGTCCTTGGCCAGGATGGTTGCTGCATCCTGGTAAAATTTGGCGCGTCCGGCCTGATCGAGCGTCGAGCGCCCGGCCTGCAGGAGCTTGTCGACTTCCGGATTGGAGTAGCCGCCCCAGTTGGTCGAGCCGCCCGTCGTCAGCTGGGCAAACATCAGCCGGTCGGGATCGACGATGTTGAGCCAGCCGAGCAGTGCGATCTGGTGCTGGCTCTTTTGCACGTAATTGGTCGAGAAGGACGGCCAGTCGCTGATCTTGGCGTCCGCCTTCACGCCGGCCTGCTGGAACATCGCCTGCATGAATTCGATGGTCTGGACGCGGTTGGGGTCTTCGCTGTGGGTGGAGAGCGTCACCTCCAGCGGCTTGCCGTCCTTGTCGAGGATGCCGTCGCCGTTGCTGTCCTTCCAGCCCATCTCGTTGAACAGGGCGACCGCGCCCTGCACGTCGAAACCGGGCTGCGAAATCTTGTCCGAATAGGCCCAGGACGATGGCAGGATGATCGAATGCGCGACCTGATCGACGCCGTGATAGATGTCGTTGACGATCGTCTGCTGGTCCACCAGCATCGAGAAGGCTTGGCGCATCTTCGGGTCGGCCAGAAGCGGGTCCTTGGTGTTGAAGTTGAGATAGTTCACGCCCAGCCCGGCCGTGATGACATTGCCGAAGCGATCGTCGGCCTTGAGCCGCTCGATATCCTGCGGCGACAGCGGCGACTGGATGACGTCCAGGTCGCCGGCTTCGAAAGCCTGCGCGCGGGCAGAATTGTCGCCGATGATCTTGACGGTGGCCTTTTCGACTTTACCGGCATCACGCCAGTAATTTTCGTTGGCCTCAAGCACGATCTCGCTGCCACGGTTCCACGAGGCAAGCTTCATCGGGCCGGCGCCGACCGGCTTGAGGGCGATGTCCGCGCCACCCTCGACCAGCTTCTTGGGCACGATGCCGATGTCGAGATAGCTCAGCAGCGGCGCATAGGGCGCGCTCAGCGTGAACTTGACGGTCTGCGGATCGACGGCTTCGACAGCCTTGATCGGCGAGTACAGCGCACGCTGCGGCGCATTGAAGGCCGGATCGATGATGGTGGTATAGGTGAAGACCACATCGTCGGCGGTCAGCGGCGAACCGTCGGAGAATTTGAGATCGGGCCGCAGCTTGAAGATGAAGGTCTGCGGATCCGGGTTCTCCCAGCTCTCGGCAAGGTCCGGCACCGGCTCGAGCTTCGGCGTGATGTGGACCAGACCGGCATAGATAAGATCGCCGACGCGGGCGGCCGTGGTATCGCGGGCAAGACGCGGATCGAGGGTGCCGGCATCGACGTCGGTGCCGATGACGATGGCTTTGCCATCCTGGGCCATCGACGGCTGGATCGCAGCCAACGCCAGAGCCAGAACTGCACTGGTGGTCAATAGAAGTTTCTTCATTGTTTGTTCCCCTTTTTTTGTTTTGCGAGACGGCTTTCAGGCAATGACCGGCATTGCCGATGGCGCGCCGGGCTGAGAGCCGGCGTCCTGCGCGATCTTCATCTGCCGAAGCTCGGCGAGATGCGGGATCAGCGCATTTTCCAGCGCGCCCGGATCGGGCGCGTGGCGGTATTCGAAACAGGACACATTGGTCGGCACCAGGTCGGCGACATGGTCGGCGCCGGAGGCATAGATCACAGTGTCGCAACCGGCGATGATCTCGCGCAAATCCGGCGCGGACGACCATGTCACCCGGATATCCGAGACATGCGGCGCGAACTCGCGCACGCTGGGACGCATGATCGCGATGTATTCCTGAAAATGGGTGACGGCGGCAACGCGGGCGCGCGGATCGAGGCCTGCGAGGTTCTGCCGGGTGCGCTGCGACGGGATAAAGCGAAGGCTCAATATGTTGGCCGCGCCAACCAGCGATCGCACCTCTGCCTCGCGATGAAGAAAGGTGAGGACCAGATCGGCCTTTATGCAGGCTTCCCGCTCCGGGCCGGGATTGCTCAGACTATCGAGCGTCACAAGCTGCACGGTATCGCCGGCGCCCAGCTTGGGGCGGATTTGCTCGACATAGTCGCGCCCCGGACCCTCGAATATGCAGACGAAGACAATCGACAGAGCGGCACCCGGGCGACGCAGCTGCGCGCGGGCGTTGATCATCGAGACCAGCGCCATCGGCGACACACCCAGGGCCTCGGCCTTGGCAATGATCGCCTCGATGTCGCTGCGCAGCGCGTTGATCGGCAGCTTGTCGTCCGACTGCATGCGCGGATCGCGGGTGGTGAAGGCACCAAGCCCCTGGCGCATCTCGATCAGGCCCGCATCGCGCAGCTGCTGATAGACCAGACTGACGGTCATAGGCGCAATGCCGAGCTCGGCTGCGAGCTGGCGAACGGACTGCAGCTTGGTGCCGTAGGGCATGTCGCCAAAGGCAAGCGTATAGCTCAGCAGGCCATGGAGCTGCGTGCCCACCGGCACGGGCAGCGACTTGTCGATACTGGAGGCGTCAATGGGAAACATGTGTTCTACCAGTTCAGTACACCTAACCGTAACACCTGATTTTCTGAGCGCAATAGGGTCTGGGATTTTTTTGAACACGGTTTGCATTCGCCGAAATTCTATGCAGTTATGCCCGAGGAAATAAGGCTTTTTGGGCTGAAACGACGCCATAGGCCACGATTTCCTTATGGCCGAAGGCGAGCTTATGACTGCAAGAAGGGTGTTCTAGTGGAATATATCAACCTAGGTCGAACCGGCCTCAAAGTGTCGCGCCTGGCTTTGGGCTGCATGACTTTTGGTTCACCCGACTGGGCACCCTGGGTGCTGGACGAAGCCGGATCGCGACCGATCATCGACAAGGCGGTCGAACTGGGCATCAACTTCTTCGACATGGCCGACATGTATTCGCTGGGCGCAGGCGAAGAGGTGGTCGGCCGCGTGCTGGCAGGCCAGCCGCGTCACAAGCTCGTGCTGGCAACCAAGCTCTACAATCCGATGAGTAATGACCCCAACGACCGCGGCCTGTCGCGCAAGCACATCTTCGAGGCCGTCGATGGCAGCCTCAAGCGCCTTGGCACCGACTATATCGACCTCTATCAGCTGCACCGCTTCGACTACGAAACACCGCTGGAGGAGACGCTCGATGCGCTCGACGACGTCGTTCGTATCGGCAAGGTGCGCTATCTCGGCGCCTCGTCCATGCATGCCTGGCAGTTCATGAAGGCGCTCGGCATGCAGCGCGCCAATGGCTGGGCGCCTTTCGTGTCGATGCAGCCACACTACAATCTGATGTATCGCGAGGAAGAGCGCGAAATGCTGCCGCTGTGCCGCTCGGAGGGTGTCGGTGTCATCCCATGGAGCCCGCTTGCCCGCGGACGGCTTGCCGGACGGACCGGCGATGCGGCCAGCTCCCCGCGGGCGCAGACCGACAAGACGGCCGGCGCGCTTTACGATCGCTCGAGGGAGCAGGACGAGGCAGTGATCGCCGCCGTCCGCAAGGTTGCTGAGCGGCATGGCCGGCCGCCGGCGCAGATCGCCTACGCCTGGGTCGCCAGCCGGCCTGGCATCACCGCGCCCATCGTCGGCATCTCCAAGCTGCACCAGTTCGACGATGCCATCGCAGCACTGGAGGTGAAGCTGAGCGAGGAGGATGTCGCCGCGATGGAAGCGCCATACCAGCCAAAGTCCGTCGCCGGCCACCAATAGCGGCGGCATTCAAGACTCGGGAGGTCTCATGAAACTGGGCAAGGAACTGGCCGAGCTTACCGCCGGCATCGATCAACTCTATCGCGCCACGCCGCGCAGCGACGGCTTTCTCGACCGCGAGGGGCTCATTCCGGTGGCGGTAGCGCCTGTCGAGCCGCGCCCGTTGAGCGGCTATCAAGAAGCTGTCGAGGCCCTCACCTCCCTGCAGAAGCGGCTTGACGGCGAAGCCGAAAGCGCGCTCAGGCGCGACTATCTGGCGGAGATGATCGACTCGCTGCTCGCCCTCATCGCCACCTTCGGCGAGGAAGAAATTTCCTTCGCCGATCGGGTCCGCCGGCAGATCCGCGTCGACACGCAGTTGATCAACGACGCAGTCCTCGACGGCTATCGCGCGACGATCCGCGAGAAGCTCGACGAAATGTGCTTTTCCGGCGGCGGACTGGCGGAAGACCTGGCGCGGTGGGAGGCGAAGGTGCGGGTGCCGGTCGAGGCGGTGCTGGAGACGATGCGCGAGCTGACGCTTGAGGCCCGCCAGCGGGTGACCGCGACCATGTACCCAATGGACGACCAGTGGATGGAGCCGGAGGGCGTGCGCGCCACCCCGTTTTCCGCCTATTGCGACTATCCGGCCCGCAAGGTGCTGATGAACCTCGATTTTCCCTACACCCGCTTTGCGCTGAAACACCTCGCCACGCATGAGGTGTTTCCGGGGCATCTCGTGCATCTGGCGCTGCGCGAGCGTTACGCGGCTGAAGGCCGCATGCCGCTGGATGGTGCGCAGGTGGTCACCAGTTCGGCCAGCAGCGCGCTGTTCGAAGGCATAGCCGACAATGGCCTTGCCTTCCTCGACTGGATTGAAGGCCCGGAGGACGAACTCGGCATCGCATTGCAGCGCCTGCGGAGCGCGCTACGCTGCAATGCCGCCTGGATGATGCACGCACAAGGCAAGTCGCTTGACGAAATCGTGCCGGTTGTTGCCACAGGCGGTTTTCAGGACCAGGTCACAGCGCGCTCGCGGCTGGCCTTCCTCGGCCACGACCTGCGCGCGCCTTTCGTCTACGCCTATTGGTGTGGCGACATGGCCGTCGATGCGGTCTGGAAGACTGTGCCCCGCGAGCGACGTTCCGAATTCTGGGCCTATCTCTACGGCAACATGCATACGCCCCGGACACTGGCCAAGCACTGGACGCTGTGAATCAACAGTTGGGTTGATATACATTCAGCCATGCCTCGTTTCACGGATACCCATGTCTTTCGAGCACAGATTTTCAGTCTCGGCATCGATAACGAGACCGGAGGCTTCTATCTCTCGACACCCATAAACGAAGCGTTCAGGGCGGCTGAATTCGAAGCCTACTACGCGATTTCAGAGGCGGAGTATCGCCTGTTCGCCGGCGATCCGGCCCTTGCCGGTTCATTCACCGAAGATTGCCGGATGGGCCGCGGGAAATCGCGCCGCCTGGCCTGAGGAAATAGCGGATCCTGTTCCCAATCCTGTGCCTGCGTGTTCACGTTCACCCATCGCTCTTTCTTCATTTGTGACGAAGCGAATCTTGGTCTCGCCCACTTCTGCGGCTGAAACAGCGGCATCAAGCAAGGAGTTACGAGCCCATGATCGCTCACAAATTCGACCAGCCGCTGTCAATCTTCGTCGGCCTTGGCTTTCCCCGTGACGTCGAAACCGTATTGGACGCCTACGATATCCTGCTCGAATGGAACGGCATTCCCGACCTCGACTATCACGGTGCTCTTGAGGTTTGCCGCAAGGCCATCAATGGCGAGAGAACCGCGGCAGATGTGCGCGAGGCGTTCGAAAACTTCGCGCGCAACAAAGGTATCCTTTCAGAGGAAGCGCTCGATCGCGCTGCCAGCAGCCTTGCCCGCGAATGGGGACGACTGAGCGCCTGACGCTCTGCTCCATCAATAGCCGAAACGGAACAGTCAAAAAAACTGTCACACCCCGCGTGTAGGAACAGTGGTGAACATGAGCATCCGCGACTTCGCGGTCAGCGTTGGCCCGAAGGCCAGCCCCAGGCAACCAGGTTCTCCACACAGCGTCGCAGATCAAGAGGAGATATTCGCCATGGCATACATTCCCGGCACCGATAATGACGACACGCTATACGGCACCAACGATCCCGATCAGATCCTGGGGTTCGGCGGCAACGACCTGCTCGTCGGCCTCAACGGCAATGACGTGATCCAGGGCGGCAATGGCGACGACCGGCTGGAGGGTGGCGAAGGCGACGACGATCTCTGGGGCGATGCCGGCGTGGACACGCTCGTCGGCGGGGCAGGTCAGGACCGGCTGATCGGTGATGCAGACGGCGACAAG
Protein-coding regions in this window:
- a CDS encoding GntR family transcriptional regulator — its product is MFPIDASSIDKSLPVPVGTQLHGLLSYTLAFGDMPYGTKLQSVRQLAAELGIAPMTVSLVYQQLRDAGLIEMRQGLGAFTTRDPRMQSDDKLPINALRSDIEAIIAKAEALGVSPMALVSMINARAQLRRPGAALSIVFVCIFEGPGRDYVEQIRPKLGAGDTVQLVTLDSLSNPGPEREACIKADLVLTFLHREAEVRSLVGAANILSLRFIPSQRTRQNLAGLDPRARVAAVTHFQEYIAIMRPSVREFAPHVSDIRVTWSSAPDLREIIAGCDTVIYASGADHVADLVPTNVSCFEYRHAPDPGALENALIPHLAELRQMKIAQDAGSQPGAPSAMPVIA
- a CDS encoding aldo/keto reductase, which codes for MEYINLGRTGLKVSRLALGCMTFGSPDWAPWVLDEAGSRPIIDKAVELGINFFDMADMYSLGAGEEVVGRVLAGQPRHKLVLATKLYNPMSNDPNDRGLSRKHIFEAVDGSLKRLGTDYIDLYQLHRFDYETPLEETLDALDDVVRIGKVRYLGASSMHAWQFMKALGMQRANGWAPFVSMQPHYNLMYREEEREMLPLCRSEGVGVIPWSPLARGRLAGRTGDAASSPRAQTDKTAGALYDRSREQDEAVIAAVRKVAERHGRPPAQIAYAWVASRPGITAPIVGISKLHQFDDAIAALEVKLSEEDVAAMEAPYQPKSVAGHQ
- a CDS encoding DUF982 domain-containing protein translates to MIAHKFDQPLSIFVGLGFPRDVETVLDAYDILLEWNGIPDLDYHGALEVCRKAINGERTAADVREAFENFARNKGILSEEALDRAASSLAREWGRLSA